From the genome of Camelina sativa cultivar DH55 unplaced genomic scaffold, Cs unpScaffold00462, whole genome shotgun sequence, one region includes:
- the LOC104773139 gene encoding uncharacterized protein LOC104773139, which translates to MPFGLKNAGATYQRLVNRMFEHQLGKTMEVYIDDMLVKSMEASSHLADLKVCFDILNQFEMKLNPSKCTFAVPSGEFLGYIVTERGIEANPRQINAFLSMSSPRTLREVQRLNGRIAALNRFISRSTDKCLPFYQLLRKGGKNFLWDAKCEEAFAQLKAYLSEPPVLAKPEFGEPLFLYVAVSDSAVSGVLVREERGEQRPIYYVSKSFTGAESRYPMMEKLALAVVTSARKLRPYFQSHTIIVLTTQPLRTVLHSPSQSGRLAKWSVELSEYDIEFRTRTCAKAQVLADFLIKLPLAISISDNVEVPWTLYVASASSRSGAGIGVRLTSPTGEVIEHSFRLAFSESNNEAEYESFLAGLRLAVGIGVRRLQTFCDSQLVTNQFLGEYETKNGRMEAYLSTARELVAKFEDFEITKIPRSENSAADALASLASTSDPAMTRIIPVEVIQFPSIRLESSNVVTRANKKKLAAKEAAREVTTDSLPSEDPVPAMPTPMEVHPPLAELDASQTPESSSSSVDNQAVIPHTTSGSASSNSWAAGDWWSPIWAYLQKEELPADKWAARKLKIVSARYCIYNGILLRRSVAGPYLTCVAGKESAMLMRAVHDGPNGNHSGGRTLAFKIKRQGYFWPTMVTDCENYSRACEKCQKHAPSIHQPTELLSSVSAPYPFMRWSMDIIGPLHRGPGGVQYVLALTDYFSKWVEAAAYVKVTREEVEQFVLKSIIYRYGVLREIVTDNGPQFISSKFEEFCTKWKIRLNKSTPRYPQGNGKAKAMNKVILANLKKRLDSRKGRWPDEVQGVLWAIRTTPRRATNETPFSLVYGVDAVVPADIEVPGVRTSLNPFRAEENEEYLQDTLDTINERRDQALVRIQNYQNAVARYYNSKIRGRPLAVGDLVLRKVHENTEELNAGKLGINWEGPYRITREVQNGVYQLEDSEGKPVPRSWNSLQLKLFYS; encoded by the coding sequence atgccttttgggttaaagaATGCGGGAGCAACTTACCAGAGGCTGGTAAACCGTATGTTCGAACACCAGCTCGGAAAGACCATGGAAGTCTATATCGATGACATGCTGGTAAAATCAATGGAAGCTAGCTCGCATCTCGCGGATCTGAAAGTTTGCTTCGACATCCTGAATCAGTTCGAGATGAAGCTTAACCCCTCGAAATGCACTTTTGCAGTCCCATCAGGGGAGTTTTTGGGGTATATCGTCACAGAAAGAGGAATCGAAGCGAATCCGAGGCAGATTAATGCCTTCTTGTCTATGAGTTCTCCTAGGACTTTACGCGAAGTGCAACGCCTTAATGGACGGATCGCAGCCCTCAACCGCTTCATCTCTCGATCTACGGACAAATGCCTCCCGTTCTACCAGCTGTTgcgaaaagggggaaaaaacttCTTATGGGATGCGAAGTGCGAAGAGGCGTTCGCTCAGCTCAAAGCCTATCTGTCTGAACCGCCGGTCTTGGCTAAGCCCGAGTTCGGTGAGCCACTCTTTCTTTACGTAGCTGTCTCGGACAGTGCAGTCAGCGGAGTCTTGGTTCGGGAAGAACGGGGGGAGCAACGACCAATTTACTATGTCAGTAAGTCATTTACTGGGGCGGAGTCCAGGTACCCTATGATGGAGAAATTGGCCCTAGCAGTTGTCACTTCGGCGAGAAAGCTGCGACCTTACTTCCAGTCCCATACAATCATAGTCCTGACGACGCAACCACTTCGGACGGTGTTACATAGTCCGAGCCAGTCCGGGAGACTAGCTAAATGGTCTGTCGAGTTAAGTGAATACGACATCGAGTTCCGGACTCGAACCTGTGCTAAGGCGCAAGTGCTGGCCGATTTTTTGATCAAACTCCCACTAGCCATTTCAATTAGCGACAACGTTGAAGTCCCATGGACGTTGTATGTTGCCAGCGCTTCTTCCAGATCGGGAGCGGGAATTGGGGTCCGCCTCACTTCTCCTACTGGCGAAGTAATTGAGCACTCATTTCGCTTGGCTTTCAGCGAGTCAAACAATGAAGCCGAGTATGAATCCTTCCTTGCTGGTTTACGCCTCGCAGTTGGGATTGGAGTCCGACGACTCCAAACTTTTTGCGATtcgcagctggtcaccaaccagtttTTGGGGGAGTACGAAACAAAGAATGGTCGTATGGAGGCTTATTTGTCCACAGCTCGAGAGTTAGTCGCTAAATTCGAGGATtttgaaatcactaagatcccGCGAAGTGAAAACTCCGCTGCGGACGCTTTAGCATCTCTGGCATCCACTTCGGATCCTGCGATGACTAGGATTATCCCCGTCGAAGTCATCCAGTTTCCAAGCATCCGTCTAGAGAGCTCGAATGTCGTCACCCgggcaaataaaaaaaagttggctGCTAAGGAGGCAGCTCGCGAGGTGACTACGGACTCTTTGCCATCAGAGGATCCAGTCCCCGCTATGCCTACTCCGATGGAAGTTCACCCACCTCTGGCCGAACTAGACGCGAGTCAAACTCCGGAATCGTCGAGCTCATCAGTTGACAATCAAGCTGTTATCCCACATACTACTTCGGGCAGTGCGAGTTCTAACAGCTGGGCGGCAGGTGATTGGTGGAGCCCGATCTGGGCTTACTTGCAAAAAGAGGAACTCCCAGCTGACAAATGGGCGGCCAGGAAACTCAAGATTGTCAGTGCACGGTATTGCATCTACAACGGAATACTCTTACGCCGAAGTGTAGCTGGTCCTTATCTAACATGTGTTGCCGGTAAAGAGTCTGCGATGCTAATGCGAGCTGTTCATGACGGTCCCAATGGGAATCACTCCGGAGGTCGGACTCtggctttcaaaatcaaaaggcaaGGCTACTTCTGGCCCACTATGGTCACGGACTGCGAAAATTATTCTCGAGCTTGTGAGAAATGCCAAAAGCACGCCCCGTCAATCCACCAGCCTACCGAGCTCCTGTCTTCGGTGTCCGCACCTTACCCATTCATGAGGTGGTCTATGGACATAATTGGTCCATTGCATCGGGGACCAGGAGGAGTTCAGTACGTGCTCGCTCTTACCGATTATTTCTCTAAATGGGTGGAAGCAGCGGCCTACGTTAAGGTAACAAGGGAAGAAGTGGAACAGTTCGTGCTGAAAAGTATAATTTATCGCTACGGTGTTCTCCGCGAAATCGTCACGGACAATGGCCCACAGTTCATCTCCTCGAAGTTTGAAGAGTTTTGCACGAAGTGGAAGATTCGACTCAATAAGTCAACTCCTCGTTACCCGCAAGGTAATGGGAAAGCCAAGGCGATGAATAAGGTCATTCTTGCTAACTTGAAGAAACGGCTCGATTCTCGCAAAGGGCGCTGGCCAGACGAAGTGCAAGGCGTTCTTTGGGCAATTCGAACAACACCTCGCCGGGCCACTAATGAAACACCTTTCTCCCTGGTTTACGGAGTTGATGCTGTAGTCCCAGCTGACATAGAGGTCCCTGGAGTCCGTACTTCCTTGAACCCATTCCGAGCTGAGGAAAATGAGGAATACCTACAGGATACTCTCGACACAATCAATGAACGTCGGGACCAGGCCTTAGTTCGGATCCAGAATTACCAGAATGCAGTAGCTCGGTACTATAACTCCAAAATCCGAGGCAGGCCCTTGGCAGTTGGCGACCTAGTCCTCCGAAAAGTCCACGAGAACACCGAGGAGCTCAATGCAGGGAAGCTGGGAATTAACTGGGAAGGACCGTACAGAATTACTCGCGAGGTGCAAAATGGGGTGTATCAGCTCGAGGATTCAGAGGGAAAACCAGTCCCGAGGTCCTGGAATTCCTTACAACTTAAACTCTTTTACAGTTAA
- the LOC104773140 gene encoding uncharacterized protein LOC104773140, which yields MKEHIAKIQGNVSACPLSTKEDQEKCKNAIDEAKKKRKNKMMSDVDLRNSVKICDDREEDVELGEMGTKKKPQTLGPMDKFASDINPRLSSIPTKQQNISDALWKDRLHKVHQYVARWVYVAVVSFNSAGIDEFKLMLEAAGQFGPGVTPPSQYLLREPLLKEEVGRVKEEELCFVLLGSVPRGQFIFEFVKGCIEDVGVENVVQVITDNAPNNMAAAKILKEKIPSIFWTSCAAHTVNLMLESIGKLHNFKTVIDRAKGFTIFVYAHHKTLAMMKKFTQNKDIVRRGVTRFASCFLMLQSLMYKQEKLEAMFISTDWKRCKWAKHPKGVEAYKTVRSTQFWNGVKMCLKVFGPLVRILRLVDGDKKPTMGYLHGELTQAKVEVRSGLNNVEKNVQPIMNIIDQRIKGRLDNPLHFAAYFLNPYYFYKNSTIPLKDNVLTSFPKCVDAFFPDDLTTQCNVINAEITKYKKKEDNFGTQWAIKGCEDNKDDYDPVEWWSTYGTSVPNLQRMAKRILSLTTSSSGCGRSWSSFEGIHTKKRNRFDTSRLNNLVFVQFNTRIMNKRKNVQKEKNVDILVADHAIYAQEWIIEGENGEEDLDVDLGLGSGERAGKRAGEGARETSMAGNVGDVRELDDEVVISDDD from the exons ATGAAAGAGCACATTGCAAAGATTCAAGGAAATGTTTCTGCTTGTCCATTATCAACAAAAGAGGATCAAGAAAAGTGTAAAAATGCTATTgatgaagcaaagaagaaaaggaaaaacaaaatgatgtcAGATGTTGACTTGAGAAATTCTGTAAAGATATGTGATGATAGGGAAGAGGATGTTGAACTTGGAGAGATGGGAACAAAAAAGAAGCCACAAACACTTGGTCCAATGGACAAGTTTGCATCAGATATTAACCCACGACTTTCTTCCATTCcaacaaagcaacaaaatatAAGTGATGCGCTTTGGAAAGATAGACTTCATAAAGTTCATCAGTATGTTGCAAGATGGGTTTATGTTGCTGTTGTCTCTTTTAATTCTGCTGGGATTGATGAGTTTAAGTTGATGCTTGAAGCTGCAGGACAGTTTGGTCCAGGAGTTACACCACCAAGTCAATACCTCTTACGTGAGCCTTTATTGAAAGAAGAAGTTGGTAGAGTAAAAG AGGAGGAACTATGTTTCGTTCTTCTAGGGAGTGTTCCGAGGGGTCAATTTATTTTCGAGTTTGTTAAAGGATGCATTGAGGATGTTGGTGTAGAGAATGTGGTTCAAGTGATAACCGACAATGCACCAAACAATATGGCTGCAGCTAAGatcttaaaagagaaaatacCAAGCATTTTTTGGACATCGTGTGCTGCTCATACAGTGAACTTAATGCTAGAGAGCATTGGGAAACTCCATAACTTTAAGACGGTCATTGACAGAGCTAAAGGGTTCACCATATTTGTTTATGCTCACCATAAGACTTTGGCAATGATGAAGAAATTCacacaaaataaagatattgtGAGACGGGGTGTCACCAGATTTGCGTCATGCTTCTTAATGCTACAAAGTTTAATGTATAAACAAGAGAAGTTAGAAGCCATGTTTATTAGTACTGATTGGAAAAGGTGTAAATGGGCAAAGCATCCTAAAGGAGTAGAAGCCTATAAAACAGTGAGAAGCACGCAATTTTGGAATGGAGTGAAAATGTGTTTGAAGGTTTTTGGACCCTTGGTCAGAATACTTCGACTAGTTGATGGGGACAAGAAGCCGACGATGGGTTACTTGCATGGGGAGTTAACACAAGCAAAAGTTGAGGTGCGTAGTGGGTTGaacaatgttgaaaaaaacGTACAACCAATAATGAATATCATTGACCAAAGGATAAAGGGTCGGCTTGACAATCCTCTGCATTTCGCTGCTTATTTCTTGAATCCTTACTATTTCTACAAGAATTCAACCATCCCATTAAAGGATAATGTACTTACTAGTTTTCCCAAGTGTGTGGATGCTTTTTTCCCGGATGATCTTACCACACAGTGCAATGTCATCAATGCTGAAATCACTAagtacaaaaagaaagaagataacttTGGGACACAATGGGCCATCAAAGGTTGTGAAGATAACAAAGATGATTATGATCCAG TTGAATGGTGGAGTACTTATGGAACTTCAGTTCCTAACTTGCAAAGAATGGCTAAGAGGATATTGTCTTTAACGACTAGTTCATCGGGATGTGGAAGGAGTTGGAGCTCGTTTGAGGGG ATACATACAAAGAAGCGGAATCGGTTTGATACAAGTCGGTTGAATAATCTTGTTTTTGTCCAATTCAATACTAGAAttatgaacaaaagaaaaaatgtacaAAAGGAGAAGAATGTTGATATATTAGTTGCTGATCACGCTATTTATGCTCAAGAATGGATTATTGAGGGTGAAAATGGAGAAGAGGACTTGGATGTGGATTTAGGACTTGGCAGTGGCGAGAGAGCTGGAAAGAGAGCTGGAGAGGGAGCTAGAGAGACATCAATGGCGGGTAATGTGGGTGATGTTAGAGAATTGGATGACGAAGTTGTCATTTCTGATGATGAttaa